tttgttttaggagttccaaatttaaattttaaaggccagtgacagaacttatgagccgactaggtagaacattatgcagcaaaagatatcagtagggacgggacggttaatcatttgttatacaacgcatgaaatttgtctttcacaaactacgaactttcaagaccctaactgaaaaaattgttcccgatataatccctctcgaccctcttagaagatttacaagtccactataaaaaaaaaaatcgctcccgaaactattaatacaaacttttcaaaaacggtgtaagtaatcagttttcgtctattttaatataatgccctttttaccaagtttcaagttcctagcttaaaagaaaataaatatgtaccacatataaacttacatcccctttttaacctctttaggggttgaatttttaagaacgttgaaataactcttttggaatcttatacaattcttcttctaagaagtttcaaagcatttgcaatagattcactttcaacccctttttaaccattttaggggatgaatatttaaaaacgcttaaattacttttcttgtattctaataatatgcctttatacaaagattcaagtcccgcactcaaaaaaatatttgatctttttgaactttcaaccccatttttaccaccttgggggatgaattttcaataatgctgaaacaagtttttttttcttttaattgtatatctttctatgaagtttcaagtacctagcttaaaataaaattaggaccacgacaaactttcaacccctttttaaccactttaggggatgaatttttaaaaacgctgaaatcacttttcttgtattctaataacatgcctttatgcaaagattcaactcgcgcacttaaaaaaatgtttgacctccatacaaactttctacccctttttcaccaccttaagggatgaattttcaaaaacgctgaaattagctttcttctcttttaatgaaatacctttttacgaagtacTCTTAgcctaaaatataatttggaccctatacatactttcaacccctttttaacccttttaaggaatgaatttttaaaaacgctgaaattacttttcttgtattctaataatatgcctttatacaaagattcaagtcccacactcacaaaaatatttgatctccatacaaactttcaacccctttttcaccaccttgggggatgaagtttttaaaacgctgaaatgagttttcttgtttttttgttataattaataaatatttatattataaaatttgaaccccaagacaaactttcatccccttttaacccccttaggggttgaatttccaaaaacgtcaattttacttttttttgtaatcggctattatgcctttctaggaagtgtcaaagtatttgtaatggattcaaactttcaacccttttttagcccatataggggatgaattttaaaaaacgctgaaatcacttttcttgtattttaataatatgcctttatacaaagtttcaagtcccgcgctcaaaaaaaaattatgatctccatacaaactttcaacccctttttcatcaccttaggggatgaattttgaaaaaccccttcttagtggacactaacgtcataaaagctacctattgtgaaaaattcggctctctaggtccaacggtttgggctgggcgttgatttaagtgagtcagtcagtcagtcagtcaggactattacgtttatatatatagattatattatagattaaCTGTAGAATGCGGATCATTATGAGGTTAAGTAAAAGCGGTAGTTGcgatgtttttgaaaaaaaacaaacctaagtttaatttaaaacatacGTTTTACTCATCTATAAATTACATGTAGGTAGAAGTTCGCAAACTCGTAGGAGGAACGTTTGCGACCTAGAGACACATTTAAACATTTCTGGTCACAATCATATTTAACGTATAACACTTACACATGTAgcaacaattattattaaattacacaaCATACAACGCTCACAGCAAAACaacatatgtacctacctgACTTAAATAACTGATCTGTGGGAATTATTCATCGTACTTATCATTATCAAACACATTAATTGATCGACGTTACTAGGTACTATTTTCcatgatactcgtatggcttaACTGCGTTATACCGTTTTGATTCGTCAGAAATATCATAATTATGCCCTTCGCCTGCATATGAATGATGTCCTTCGTAGCGAGCGCCGTAAGAGTTGCCTGGAGCGCCATGGGAATAGTCATTTCCGAGCGCCGACACATGTTGATTGTTTCCATAGTTGAATCCGTCCCCGACGTGTATGTTTTCTGTTAATGGTGCGAACGAGTGTTCGTATCCTGAAGGCGCGTCGTAAGCCGGGGCTTGTTCCTTTTGGTAATCATCATGGGGTTTCGCTTCGCCAGCTTGCTCATGGTGCGGCCTGAGCTCTACGGTCCTCTCCTTGGGCAGCTGAATAACATGCGGCACTTGCACGGGATATGGTTTATTGACATGCACTGGGTACGGCACTTTCTCTATCACCTTCACCGGGTATGGCACTGGAATCTTTACCGCGATAGTTTTAGTTATCTTTATtactttgacaggcgtttcgtgTGTTTCCGTGTGTAGTCCCAAGTCCTGTAGTTCTGTTTCGTAGTTTTCCACTGGGATTATATGGCTGTGCTGAGAGGCGAAGGTGTAGTATGCGCAACACAGTAGAATTAAAAGTTTCTGAAAGAAAGGAATGTGTATGATATTTGTCTTTTATACTTAAATGTTTCAAGAGCGCGAAATCTTTTAAACGttattacattacataatacttataagtattattagtaaTACTATTAATAAGTAGTATAAATAGTGAATATCATGTTTTGCCATCCAGGGtccattatgtacctatgtaacatactggtatgcaaattaaataaagatctctatctcTACAAGCGACCTAATCCCAGAGGTAGGTAACTTCTGTTTCAAAGCAAAACTAATAAGCAGAGGCATCggaaactgcgagcgaaatccatttaaatgacgtatgacaaccagttagacGTATGAAAAGTTGAAAACCCTAGTActttaatggatttcgctcgcagtttacgatgcctgctaatAAGGTAGGATGTTGGAATAAGATCGAACTATTTTTTGCTAAGAATGCTAAGTTGAAGTATAAGAAGCTTGGAGAAGTTGGAGAGGATGTACCTACTCACAAAAAGggaagtaccgtaaaatgtgcctactttgctccttactgggtaattgtgctccaagtttgtgtgtgtttttatatatataacttACATTAAAGTAGTATATCACATTGGAGCAAAtaagtaggcacattttacggcacgtacctacctatgt
This DNA window, taken from Cydia strobilella chromosome 4, ilCydStro3.1, whole genome shotgun sequence, encodes the following:
- the LOC134740860 gene encoding uncharacterized protein LOC134740860 — protein: MTKLLILLCCAYYTFASQHSHIIPVENYETELQDLGLHTETHETPVKVIKITKTIAVKIPVPYPVKVIEKVPYPVHVNKPYPVQVPHVIQLPKERTVELRPHHEQAGEAKPHDDYQKEQAPAYDAPSGYEHSFAPLTENIHVGDGFNYGNNQHVSALGNDYSHGAPGNSYGARYEGHHSYAGEGHNYDISDESKRYNAVKPYEYHGK